Within Paracoccus jeotgali, the genomic segment GAGTTCGACCCGGTCGGCAAGCGCCGGGCCTACTGGCTTCATGCCGAACATCCGGGCGATGCCTATGGCGCCTTGCAGAACGGTCTGCAGAGCCGCCCGGTCCCGGCGACCGAGATCGCCCACATCTATGAGAAGCAGCGCACGCAGGCGCGCGGCGTCCCGTGGGGCGCGCCGGTGATCCGGTCCTTGCGCGATCTCGACGACTACGAGGTGGCGGAACTGGTCCGCAAGAAGACCGAGGCCTGCGTCACCGCCATCGTCTTTGGCGACGACGAGGCGCAGCAGGGCATCGCGCCCTCGGTGGTCGACGCCGATGGCAACCGGGTCGAGCAGTTCGAGCCGGGGCTGATCGCCTATGCGCGGGGCGGCAAGGACATCCGGTTCAACCAGCCCTCCGCCACCGGTGGCTACGGCGAATACAAGCGCGCCAGCCTGCACACGATCTCGGCCGGGTTCCGGGTGCCCTACGAGCTGCTGACCGGCGACCTCAGCCAGGTCAACTATTCCTCGATCCGGGCGGGGCTCGTCGAGTTCCGCCGCCAGATCGACGCCGTGCAGTGGCAGCTCTTCATTCCGATGTTCTGCGCACCCGTCTGGCGCTGGTTCACGGAAGCCGCGTGGGCGGCGGGGCAGATCCCGTCGCCGACCGTGCCGGTCGAATGGTCGCCGCCAAAGTTCGAGGCGGTCGATCCGCAGAAGGACGCGATGGCGAACCTGCTGTCGATCCGCTCGGGCACCATGACGCTGGCCGAGGTGATTGCGAAACAGGGCCGCAACCCGGATGCGGTGCTGGCCGAGATCGCGGCGACCAACGCCAAGCTCGATGCGCTGGGGCTGGTGCTCGACAGCGATCCGCGCCGCGTCACGAAAACCGGCAGCGCGCAGACCGGCGATCCGGCGAACGATCCCGCCGCTGACGACACCACCGCCGACGACCCAGCTGCCGACGCGGACAATGACCCGGCGCAGGCCGACCAACAGGACTGACCCCATGGACACGATGATCGAACTGCCGGCCATGCGCCGGTCGGCGGAGCTTGCGCCGAACACGGCCGATGCCGACAGCCGCACCGTCGAGGTGGTCTGGTCGGCCGGGGCCCGCGTCCGCCGCGCCACCTTCTTCGGCGAGCCCTATGACGAGGAGCTGAGCCTCGACCCGGCCCATGTCCGCCTCGACCGGCTGAACGCGGGCGCGCCCTTCCTCAAGGTGCACGAGCTCGACACGCTGGATGCGGTGATCGGCTCGGTCGTTCCGGGCTCGGCGCGGATCGAGAACGGCCGCGGCATCGCGCTGGTGCGGATCTCCGAGCGCGCCGATGTCGAACCGATCTGGCGCGACATCCAGGCCGGGCACATCCGCGCGGTCTCCATCGGCTATCAGGTCCACCGCTTCGAGGTCTCGAAGCCCGAGGCCGCGCGCGAACTCTGGCGCGCGGTGGACTGGACGCCCTTCGAGATCTCCGCCGTCGCGGTCGGCGCCGACCCGGCAGCGGGCTTCCGCGCCCAGCATCCCCTTCACGACTGCGTCCTTTACCGCCGGGACGCCCCCACAGAGCAAGGAGCATTCCCGATGACGGACAAGACCCAGACCCCGGCCAGCGACGACGCCAAGGCCACCAGCACCAGCCAGCCGACCGAGCCGGTCGAAACCGAGGAGACCCCCATGACCGACGACAAGACCGGCGCGGCCGAGGCGCAGACGCGCAACCAGCCGAAGCCCCAGAAGCCCGAGGTCTCCGAAACCGACGCCATCGCCACCCGCGCTCGCGAGGCCGAGCGCGACCGCGTCTCCACCATCTACGATCTGGCCGGGCGGCTGAACCTCGAGCGCGGCTTTGCCGAGGATCTGGTCAAGCGCGGCGTCAGTGTCGATGAATCCCGCCGACTGATCCTCGATCAGGTCGCCGCGAAGTCGGACGAGACCCGGACCTTCCCCCATGTTTCCGTCCCCCTCGGCGGCCGGGACGAGCTCATCACCCGCCGCGACGCGGTGGCGAACGCGCTCTTGCACCGCTACAGCCCGACGCTGTTCCCGCTGGAAGACGCCGCGCGCCAGTATCGCGGCATGACCCTGCTGGAGTTGGCCCGCGAAAGCCTCGGCAATGCGGGCGTGAACACCCGCGGCCTCTCGCGCGACGAGGTGGCGACGCGGGCACTGCATTCGACCTCCGACTTCCCCGAGATCCTGTCGGCCGTCACCAACAAGACCCTGCGGCAAGCCTACGAGGCCTATCCCCGCACCTTCATGCTGTTCTGCCGCCAGGTGCTGGCGACCGACTTCAAGGCGATGCACCGGGTCCAGCTGGGCGAGGCCCCTCAGCTGCTCGAAGTCGGCGAGAGCGGCGAGTTCAAGCGCGGCACGCTCGGTGAGAGCAAGGAGAGCTACAAGGTCAAGACCTACGGCCGCGTGGTCGCGATCACCCGCCAGACCCTGATCAACGACGATCTCGACGCCTTCACCCGGATCCCGGCGATGTACGGCAATTCCATCGCGCAGCTGGAAAGCGATGTGGTCTGGGGGATCATCACCTCGAACCCGGCGATGGCGGACGGCAACGCGCTGTTCCACACCACTCACAAGAACCTCGCGGGCACCGGCGCGGCGCTCGATGTCGGCAGCGTTGGCGCGGCACGGGCGGCGATGGCCAAGCAGACCGGCCTCGACAAGAAGACGGTGCTGAACGTCCGCCCCGCCTTCCTGATCGTGCCCGCCTCGCTGGAGCTGAAGGCCGAGCAGCTGGTCGCCCAGAACCTCGTGCCCGCCGCGACGTCCAGCGTGGTGCCGCAATCGATCCGCACCCTCGCGCCAATCAGCGAGCCGCGCCTCGACGCCGCCAGCGAGACGGCCTGGTATCTGGCTGCCAGCCCGAACCAGATCGACACCATCGAGTACGCCTATCTCGAGGGTCAGCAAGGCGCCTACATCGAGACGCGCAACGGCTTCGACGTCGACGGCGTCGAGATCAAGTGCCGCCTCGACTTCGGCGCGAAGGCCATCGACTGGCGCGGCCTCTACAAGAACCCGGGCGCGTAATCCGCACCCCGACATGCTGAACCCTGACACACGGGCGGTCCTGACGGGCCGCCCTTCGTCTTTCCACAAGGATCACCCCCATGAAAAACTACGTCCAGCCCGGCAACACTATCACCCTGACCGCGCCCTATGCCGTTGCCTCCGGCGATGGCCTGCTGGTCGGTTCCATCTTCGGCATCGCCGCCGGGGACGCCGCCCTCGGCGAGCCCGTCGAGACCGCGCTCGTCGGTGTCTTCGACATCACCAAGGTCGGCTCCCAGGCATGGACCGTCGGCGCTAAGGTCTATTGGGACGACACCAACAAGCGCTGCACGACCGTGGCAACCGACAACACCCTTGTCGGCGTGGCGGTCGAGGCGGTGGCGAGCGGCGCGGGCGACACCATCGGCCGGGTGCGCCTGAACGCAACGTTCTGATGAGCGCCTTCGCCGCCGCCGTTGGCGCGCTCTTCGCCGACCCGAACATCGGCCGGGACGCGGTCTACATCGCCGATGGCGGCGCGCCCGTTCTGGTGCGTGCCGTCGCCCGGCGTGCGGATGTCGTCTCCGACTTCGGCGATGCGCGCCTCTGGTCCGAGACCACCCGAATCGACCTGCGCGTCGCCGAGGTGGCGACCCCGCGCCCCGGCGACCGCATCGAGATCGACGGCGACGCCTTCCTCATTCAAGGCGAGCCCGCCCGCGACCGCGAGCGGCTGGTCTGGACAGTGGACTTGCGCCCTGCATGAGACTGAAGCTCGACATCGATCCCGACATCGTCGCGATGATGGCGGCCGAGGTCGCGGCGGGCGAACGCGCGGTGACGGCCGCCATGCGCGAGGCCGGGACCGGGCTGAAGAGCGCATGGCGGTTGCAGATCACTGGCGCGGGGCTCGGCACACGGCTGGCCAACTCGATCCGGAGCCAGAACTTCCCGAGGTCGGGCGAGAGCCTGGACGCCGCAGCGCTGGTCTGGTCCAAGGCCCCGGTCATTGTCGGCGCACACGATACCGGCCCGCTGATCCGCTCGAAAGACGGGTTCTGGCTGGCGATCCCGCTGCCAGCCGCAGGCAAGTCCCTGCGGGGGGGCAGGATCACGCCCGGCGAATGGGAGCGCCGCCGTGGCCTGCGCCTGCGCTTCGTCTATCGCCGGACGGGTCCGAGCCTGCTGGTGACGGAAGGACGGCTGAACACGAAGGGCCAGGCGGTGGTGTCGCGCTCGAAGACCGGGCGCGGCAAGGTCACCGCGCCGATCTTCCTGCTGGTTCCGCAGGTCAAGCTGCCGAAGCGGCTCGACCTCGCGCGGGATGCAGACCGGACGTTGAACAGCGTGCCGGGGCTGATCGTGGCGAATTGGGTGGAGGGGAGGCTGTAGATGGCCTAAGCCGAAAGAAATGGCGGAGTTATCCATGAGGTCAGAAACTGTTCTCGAGAGATTGCTTGAATCTCCCCCGGTCAGATTGAACGCGTTGCCTACCGATCAGGGCATATATGCCTTGTACGATCATGAAGGCGTGGCCCGCTACATCGGAGTGACAGAGATGGGTCTGAGAAGGCGGATCCATGACTACCATGTTGGTGGAGATGGAAATAGCCACAAGTTCTCCACGATATACAATGCGGGGCGCATGTTTCACACGCGGGGCGACCTGTTTACACATGCTGGAGACGGGCGCGCTGCAAAAGAGCTTCGACGTATGTTTTCGAGAAGATATTGCAGTGCAGTCGGTATGCCTCTGCAACATTGTTCGAAAACAGAACTCTACGCTCTCGAAACTCAAGTTAGGCGGATTGCGCCGAAGCATGCGCTTAGTTGGAATGACGCTCGCGCGCTGGATGCTTACGAGCCAACAGAGCTTCTTAACGAATTTCTCAAAGAGATTAGTTGGCCATCTGCAAAGTCGGAGGCCATTGCGCGACAAGCTGGACGTTGGGGCCAGAAGGTAGCCGCAGCAACAGCCTCTGGTGACGTGTAACTTTCATGCCCACCCCGCGCGAAACCATCCTCGCCGCGCTGCACGCGCGGCTCTCGGTGCTGCCCGCCACCGCCCTGCGCGGTGAGGTGCTGCCCGAGCGCGTGCCGGCCGAGGGGCTGCTGATCCTGCGCGATGGCGAGCCAGGGGAGCCGGAGGTCACACTGTCGCCGCTACACTACCATTATCAGCACCGCGCCGAGATCGAGGCGGTCGTTCAGGGCGCCGACCGTGACGCCGCCTTCGACACGCTGACCGCCAGCGTCGGCTCGATGCTTGCCGCCGACCGCACGCTGGGCGGGCTCTGCGACTGGGTCGAGGCGAAAGCGCCGCGGCCGGTCGATCTGCCGGTCGAAGGCGCGGCGAGCCTGAAGGCGGCCGTCATCCCGGTGGTGCTGCACTATTCCACGGCCGACCCGCTGGCCTGACCCAACCGACCACAGGAGACGAACATGGCACGAGCCCAAGGGGCGCGGGCGCTGATGGCGCTTGCGTTCGAAACGACCTATGGAACGCCGCCCGCCAGCGGCTTCACCCGCATGCCCTTCGCCAGCACATCGCTCGGCGCGGAGCAGCCGCTCCTCAACTCCGAGCTTCTCGGCTACGGACGCGACCCGCTGGCGCCGATCAAGGACGCGGTGACGGCTGACGGCGACGTCGTGGTGCCGCTCGACGCAGAGGCCTTCGGCTTCTGGCTGAAGGCGGCGTTCGGCGCACCGACCACCACCGGCACCGGCCCCTGGACGCACGAGTTCCAGTCGCGGTCCTGGACGCTGCCCTCGATGTCGATCGAGACCGGCATGCCCGAGGTGCCGCGTTACGCGATGTATTCCGGCTGCGTGCTCGACCAGATCACCTGGCAGATGCAGCGCTCCGGCCTGCTGACGGCAACTGCGCGGCTGGTCGCACAGGGCGAGACGGTCGGCACGACCACCAGCGCCGGGACACCCGCCGCGCTGGAGCTGAAGCGTTTCGGGCATTTCAACGGGGCGATCACGCGCAACGGGTCCGCCCTCGGCAACGTGGTCTCAGCCGAGATCACCTACGCCAACAACCTCGACCGGATCGAGACGATCCGCTCGGACGGCCGCATCGACGGCGCCGACCCGTCCATCGCCGCGCTGACCGGCCGGATCGAGGTGCGCTTCGCCGACCAGACGCTGGTGACGCAGGCCATCAACGGCGAGGCCTGCGAGATGGAATTCGCCTACGTCCTCCCCTCGGGCGAAAGCTTCACCTTCACCGTGCACGCCGTCTACCTGCCGCGCCCGCGCATCGAGATCTCGGGTCCGCAGGGCGTCCAGGCGACGTTCGACTGGCAGGCCGCGCGCGACAGCGTCGTCGGCCGGATGTGCACCGCCACCCTCGTGAATGAAGTGGAGACGTATTGATGCTCACGCTCGACCTGACCAACGCGCCGCGCTGGCACGACGTCGCCCCCGGCGTCCGGGTGCAGCTGCGCCCGCTGACCACGGCGCTAATGGTGGCGACCCGGAGCGATCCCGCCGTCGAGGCAGTTCCGGAAGAAGCCTCGGACGAGGAACGCGCCGTCGCTTTCGCGAAGGCGCTCGCGCGGCGTGCCGTGCTCGCCTGGGACGGCATCGGGGACGCGGATGGCAACGTGATCGACCCGAGCCCGGAGGCCATCGACGCGCTGCTCGATGTCTGGCCGATCTTCGAAGCCTTCCAGCTGACCTACGTCTCGAAGGGTCTGCTGCTGGAACAGGAAAAAAACGCCTCCGCGCTCTCGCCGAATGGTCCTTTGGCGGGGGCGAGCGCTACTGCGAAGCATGCGCACCCTACGAGGGCCGCGAGCAAGCCTGCCCGGACTGCCCGGCGCGGCTGAACCGTCCGGCAACGCCAGAGGGTTGGCAGGTCTGGGACCTTGTCGGCCGACTCGGCGGCCAACTGCGTGTCCTGCCCGGCGCGGTGACCGGCTGGGACATGTCGGCGGCGCTCGCGCTCGGTGACGCACTCGGCGTGCCGCCGCTCGCCATGGCCGAACTGCTGCCTGTCATCGAAGCGGTGATGGTCGCCAAGCTCAACGAGCAGATGGAGCACTCCCATGGCTGAGAAGAGGGTCAGCGTCCGCCTCGCGGCCGTGGGCGGACGGCAGGTGCGCGCCGAGCTGGAAGGCGTGGGCGAGGCCGGGTCGCGCGGCTTCGGACGGCTGAGCCGGGAGATGGAGGCCGCGAACGCGAGGCTAGCGGCATTTTCCCGTCGCGTTGCCGTAGCCGCTGCCGCCGCAGTTGCAGCTGCCGCCGCGGCGGGCGTGGCGATGATCCGCTCCGGTCTGCAGACGGTCGATGCGCAGGCCAAGCTCGCCCAGTCCCTCGGCACCACCGTCGCCTCGATCCAGACGCTGGAGCGCGCGGGCGAGCTGGCTGGTGTGTCCATGTCCGGCATCGAGCAGGCGACGAAGGACCTGACGCGGCGACTCAGCCAGGCTGCCGCCGGGACCGGCCCCGCCGCGGACGCGCTGGACCGGCTCGGCCTCTCGGCCGCCGACCTGATCGCGCTGCCGCTCGACGCGCGCGTCGGCGCGATCAACGCCGCGATCGAAAGCTTCGTCCCCGTCGCGGAGCGCGCGGCCGTCGCCGGCCAGCTCTTCGGCGAGGAAGGCTCCATCGCCATGAGCCGGATCGACACCGCGACGCTGCGTCAGGCAACGGAGGACGTCCTCGCCTTCGGCGTCGTTGTCTCGGAGCAGGACGCGGACCAGATCGAGCGGACGAACGATGCGATCTCCCGGCTCGGGCTGATCTGGCGCGGGCTGGCGAACCAGCTGGCCGTCGCCGCGGCGCCTGCGCTGGAAGCCGTCGCCAGCGCCATGGCGGCGGTCGCCAGCCGCACCGGACCGCTTGGCATCGCGATCCGCGGCCTCTTCGACAACATCGGTCGCCTGACCACCTATGCCGCCACCTTCGCCGCCTTCCTCGCGGGACGCTGGGTGGCGGGGATGGCCGCTGCGGCCCTGTCAGTTCGCGGCCTCGCCACCGCGCTCGTCGTGTTGCGGGGCGCGCTGATCCGCACCGGCATTGGGGCGCTGATCGTCGGCGCGGGCGAGCTGGTCTATCAGTTCACCCGCCTCGTCTCCGGCGCGGGCGGGTTTGGCGAAGCGATGTCGCTCTTGAAGGACGTCGCCGTCGAGGTCTGGGAGCGGACCCGGATGGGCGCAGCGGCTGCAGGCGCGGCCGCCACGGCGATGTTTTTCGACCTGAAGGCGGACGCCGCCTCGGGCATGCAGAGCGCCATCGAGAGCGTCGTGGGTTTCGGCAACACCGCCGCGAACACGTTCGAGGGCGCCTACGAGGCGATCAAGGCGATCTGGGGTCTGCTGCCCGCCGCCATCGGCGATCTGGCGTTCCAAGCGGCCAACAGCCTGGTCGACGGCGTCGAGGCGATGCTGAACGGCGTGGTCGCGCGCATCAACAGCTTCATCGGCGGCATCAATCAGGGGCTGGAAGCGCTGGGGTCGGAGCGCCGCATCGCGCTGGTGCCGGACCTCGACCTCGGCGAGATCGAGAACCGCTTCGAGGGTGCGGCGACGGCCGCGACCACCGCCGCGCAGACGGCGTTTGACCGGGCGTTCGAGGACAACCCGCTCACCGCGCCCGATCTCGGCCTGACCGAGGCGGCGAACAGGGCGCTCGAGTCCGCCAACCTTTACCGCAGCGCGGCGCGCGACCTGGCGGAGGGGGCCCGTGCGCCCCTCGAAAGCTGGCAGGCCCTGCGCGATGCGGTGCGCGGCACCGATGAGGACGGAGCCGATGCGCTGACCGAGGCCACCGGTGCGGCCGAACGACTGGAGACGGCGCTCGGCGATGCAGGTCGCGCGGCGACAGGTGCAGGCGCGGCGGCCGGGGCTGCTGCTGCGGCAGCAGAGCCCGTGACCGAAGCTGCCGTCACCGGTTGGCAGGCCGTCACGGCGGCGCTGTCAGATTACGCCAGCAAGGCGCGCGAGATCGGCGGCGATATCGGCCAGAGCCTCGTTGGCGCCTTCCAGTCGGCCGAGAACGCGGTGGGCCAGTTCGTGAAGACCGGCAAGCTGAACTTCCGCGATCTCGTCACCTCGCTGCTCGCCGATCTCGCCCAGCTCGCGGCGCGGCGGTTCATCCTCGGGCCGATCGCCAATGCGCTCTCGGGCGTGTTCTCCGGTGCTGGCGGCATCTTCGCAAACGTCCTGCATGCGGGCGGGATGGTCGGATCGGCCGGCCCCTCGCGCTTGGTTCCGGCCCCGGCCTTCTCCGCCGCGCCGCGGATGCATGGCGGCGGCATGGCCGGACTTCGCCACGACGAGGTGCCCGCGATCCTGCAGCGGGGCGAACGGGTTCTGTCTCGACGCGAGGCTCAGAGCTACGGCGCGGGCGGCGGGGTCAACGTCACCATCATGGCGCGTGACGCCGAGAGCTTCCGGCAATCGCGCACGCAGGTCGCGGCGGACATCGCCCGTGCGGTCTCGCTCGGGCGGAGGGGCATGTGATGGCGTTTCACGAGGTCCGGTTTCCCGACGACATCAGCCGCGGTGCCCGCGGCGGGCCGGAGCGGCGCACGCAGATCGTCGAGCTTGCGTCGGGCGACGAAGAGCGCAACGCCAGCTGGGCCAATTCGCGCCGCCGCTATGACGTCGCCTATGGCATCCGCCGCGCGGACGATCTGGCGGCCGTGGTCGCCTTCTTCGAGGCGCGGAACGGTCGGCTCCATGGCTTCCGCTTCAAGGACTGGGGCGACCACAAGTCCTGTCTACCCTCGGGCACGGCATCGCCCACCGACCAGGCGATCAGCACCGGCGACGGCGCAACGACCGCCTTCCAGCTGGTGAAGCGCTACGCCTCCGGGGCGCAGTCCTGGGCGCGCGCCATCGCCAAGCCGGTGGCGGGCACCGTGCGCATCGCCCTCGGCGGGGTGGATCAACCCTCCGGCTGGTCGGTCGACACCACGACAGGTGTCGTCAGCTTTGGCGCGGCACCGGGCGCAGGCGTCGCGATCACCGCGGGCTTCGAGTTCGACGTGCCGGTCCGCTTCGACACCGATGCGCTCGACGTGACGCTCGACCTCGAGCGGCTCGGCTCGATCACCTCCATTCCGCTTCTGGAGATTCGGCGATGAACGACACCGGCAGCTTCGTCGCCGCCGTGTTGCGCGAGCTCGCGGCCTCGACCGCCGTGATCCTCGCCGCCTGGGGCGCGCTCGGCGGCGCCACGAACGCACTGACCACGAGGATGCGGCTGCGCGATGCGCTGCGGCACATCCTGCTCGGCGGGCTAATCGCGGCCGGGATGGGGAGCCTCTCCATGGCCGTGATCACCGCCTGGCTCAGCCTTCCGCCCGAGGCGATCCCTGCGGGCGGGGCGGCGGGCTCGGCGGCGTATCTCGTCGGGGTCTTCGGGCCGGCCTTCATCGAGATGCTGCTCGCCCGGCTACGCCGCGCCAACGAAGGCGACGGCGATGAATGAGCTTCTCCGCCTCGCGCGCTTCCTCCGCTGCGAACCCACCGATCCCCGGCAGGCCTTCCGCCACCGCCTGGCGGTAGGCTTCGCCGTCGCGACGCTGATCCTGATCCTCTCGCTTCTCCGGTAATCTCATGCACATGACCGACCGGGGCCTGCTGGCCCTCGTCCGGCACGAAGGACTCGTGCCCGGGCCCTATCTCGATGTGAAACAGGTCTGGACCTTCGGCATCGGCCACACGGCCGCGGCCGGGCCCCCTGATCCGGCCACCATGCCCCGAGGCATGTCCGCCGATCTCGACGCCGGCATCCGCGAGGCCTTCCGGGTATTCCGCGCCGACCTGGCTGCTTACGAGGCGGCCGTCCTGCGCGCCGTGAAGGTGCCGCTGGCGCCGCATGAATTCGATGCGCTGGTCAGCTTCCACTACAACACTGGCGGCATCGTCAAGGCCGCGCTGACCCGACATCTCAATGCCGGAAATCGCGTTGCAGCCGGCAACGCGTTTCTGAACTGGCGGCGACCGGCCTCCATCATCCCCCGCCGGGAGGCCGAGCGCGACCTGTTCCGCCATGGTCGCTATCCCCGCGGCACGATCCCGGTCTGGTCCGTGGATCGCACGGGCCGCGTGGACTTCTCGCGGCCGATCCGTCGACTGACCGAGGATGAGGCGCTGGCGCTGCTGCGGCGGTCGCCGCTGCCGAGGCCGCCGGTCCTCGACCCCGCACCCGACATGCCGACCGGCTGGCTCGCCCGGCTGGCCGTCTTCTTCGCCACCCTGATCCGGAGGGCCTGATCCCCATGCGCTACGTTCGTCCCAACTCGCTCACCTGGTGGGCGGGACTGCTCGCCATGCTCACCGGCATCGCCTCCCTCGCGCTGCCCGCCACCGGGTCGCTGGGGGAACTGTCCCGGCTCGTCGCGCTGCTCGCCGGCTCTGGCGATGCCTCGCCTGCGGGGCTGATGTTCCTCGGTCTCGGCCTGATCGGTCTGCGCGACCGGATCGAGCGCGGGTTCCGCGGCGATGCTTGAGTTCCTCGCCGGTCTGTTCGTGGGTGGCTGCCTCGGCGTCTTCGTCACAGCCCTCTTCGTCGCTGCCCCGCGCGGGGAGCGGGACGATGGCTGACCTCCTGATCTGGCTGGTCGCGGCCTTGGGCGCGATCGGAGGCGTCGTTCTCGGCCGAGTCTGGGGGCGCGCGGAAGGGGGGCGCGCGGGCAAACGGGAGGCGGAACGCGATGCTATGGAAGACAAGAACGAGCGCGTCGAGCGCGGGCGGGATGCGGTTCGCGATGGTCGCGACGCTGGCGATCCTGCTGACCGGCTGCGCCGCAACGATGGGCGCTGGTGACGCGGGTTGCGCCTCCTATGCCGAGGCGCGGCTCGCCCGACCGCCGGTCGAGATGGTCAGGGAGGTGCCGCCCGCATGGGCGGATTGGATCGCCGATCTCGACGACCGCATGACGGGAACCTGCCGATGAAAACCCTTGCGCCCGCGCTGCAGGCCCATCTCGACGATGGCACGACGACGCTCGCCTGGTGCTGGCGGATCACGCGCGCCGACGGGATGGCCTTCGGCTTCACTGATCACGACCGGAGGCTCAGCTTCGATGGCACCGACTTCGAGCCCGAGAGCGGGCTCACGGCCTCAGAGGTCCGTTCGGGCTCGGACCTGTCCGTCGACGCGCAGGATGCCGAAGGCGTGCTGACCTCGGACCGGATCACCGAGACCGACATCCTCGACGGACGCTGGGACAACGCCGAGATCGAGGTCTGGCGCGTGAACTGGACCAACACCGGCCAGCGCGTGCTGATGCGGCGCGGGGCGATAGGCCAGATCCGGCGTGGGCGGCTCGCCTTCGTCGCGGAGGTCCGCTCGCTCGCGCATGTGCTGGGCCAGACAGTCGGGCGGACCTTCCAGGCGACCTGCGATGCCGCGCTCGGGGACGCCCGCTGCGGCGTCGACCTGGAGGATTCCGCCTACAAGGGCACGGGCACCGTCATCGATCTCCTGCGCGACAGGGCCTTCACCGCCTCGGGGCTCGGCGGGTTCGCTTCCGGCTGGTTCACCTTCGGCACCATCGAATGGACGAGCGGCGCGAACGCGGGGCGGCGCACCGAGGTGCTGGGCCATGACGTAGCGGACGGCATCGCCGTGCTGACCCTGCTCGAGGCGCCGGTGCGCGCGATCGCCGAAGACGATGTCTTCACCATCCGCGCGGGCTGCGACAAGCGGATGGAGACCTGCGGCGCGAAGTTCGCCAACACCGCCAACTTCCGCGGCTTCCCGCACATTCCCGGCCAAGATGCGGTGCTGCGCTACGCCACCAAGGATGGCGGCCACGAAGGGTCCGTGTTGTGATCTCCGCTGATCCCCAGCGCGTCATCACCATTGCGCGGGCCTGGCTCGGCACGCCGTATCACGACCAGGCCAGCCTGTGCGGTGTCGGCTGCGACTGCCTCGGGCTGGCCCGGGGCGTCTGGCGCGAGGTCGTCGGTCCCGAGCCGTTCCCGATCCCGCCCTACTGTCGGGACTGGGGCGAGACC encodes:
- a CDS encoding phage portal protein, whose amino-acid sequence is MSATWLDHAIASVAPRMAARRVMARQAFETLTRGYDGAARGRRTEGWRAPGSSADTEIGVAGALLRDRMRDLVRNNPHAAKAVAVLVNNIVGAGIMPRAASGDDTLDRKVDTLFERWTADCDADGQLDFYGLQTLICREMVEAGEVLVRRRLRRASDGLPVPLQLQVLEADFLDATKSGALGAGRLVQGIEFDPVGKRRAYWLHAEHPGDAYGALQNGLQSRPVPATEIAHIYEKQRTQARGVPWGAPVIRSLRDLDDYEVAELVRKKTEACVTAIVFGDDEAQQGIAPSVVDADGNRVEQFEPGLIAYARGGKDIRFNQPSATGGYGEYKRASLHTISAGFRVPYELLTGDLSQVNYSSIRAGLVEFRRQIDAVQWQLFIPMFCAPVWRWFTEAAWAAGQIPSPTVPVEWSPPKFEAVDPQKDAMANLLSIRSGTMTLAEVIAKQGRNPDAVLAEIAATNAKLDALGLVLDSDPRRVTKTGSAQTGDPANDPAADDTTADDPAADADNDPAQADQQD
- a CDS encoding prohead protease/major capsid protein fusion protein encodes the protein MDTMIELPAMRRSAELAPNTADADSRTVEVVWSAGARVRRATFFGEPYDEELSLDPAHVRLDRLNAGAPFLKVHELDTLDAVIGSVVPGSARIENGRGIALVRISERADVEPIWRDIQAGHIRAVSIGYQVHRFEVSKPEAARELWRAVDWTPFEISAVAVGADPAAGFRAQHPLHDCVLYRRDAPTEQGAFPMTDKTQTPASDDAKATSTSQPTEPVETEETPMTDDKTGAAEAQTRNQPKPQKPEVSETDAIATRAREAERDRVSTIYDLAGRLNLERGFAEDLVKRGVSVDESRRLILDQVAAKSDETRTFPHVSVPLGGRDELITRRDAVANALLHRYSPTLFPLEDAARQYRGMTLLELARESLGNAGVNTRGLSRDEVATRALHSTSDFPEILSAVTNKTLRQAYEAYPRTFMLFCRQVLATDFKAMHRVQLGEAPQLLEVGESGEFKRGTLGESKESYKVKTYGRVVAITRQTLINDDLDAFTRIPAMYGNSIAQLESDVVWGIITSNPAMADGNALFHTTHKNLAGTGAALDVGSVGAARAAMAKQTGLDKKTVLNVRPAFLIVPASLELKAEQLVAQNLVPAATSSVVPQSIRTLAPISEPRLDAASETAWYLAASPNQIDTIEYAYLEGQQGAYIETRNGFDVDGVEIKCRLDFGAKAIDWRGLYKNPGA
- a CDS encoding DUF2190 family protein; this encodes MKNYVQPGNTITLTAPYAVASGDGLLVGSIFGIAAGDAALGEPVETALVGVFDITKVGSQAWTVGAKVYWDDTNKRCTTVATDNTLVGVAVEAVASGAGDTIGRVRLNATF
- a CDS encoding head-tail joining protein, encoding MSAFAAAVGALFADPNIGRDAVYIADGGAPVLVRAVARRADVVSDFGDARLWSETTRIDLRVAEVATPRPGDRIEIDGDAFLIQGEPARDRERLVWTVDLRPA
- a CDS encoding DUF6441 family protein, with the protein product MRLKLDIDPDIVAMMAAEVAAGERAVTAAMREAGTGLKSAWRLQITGAGLGTRLANSIRSQNFPRSGESLDAAALVWSKAPVIVGAHDTGPLIRSKDGFWLAIPLPAAGKSLRGGRITPGEWERRRGLRLRFVYRRTGPSLLVTEGRLNTKGQAVVSRSKTGRGKVTAPIFLLVPQVKLPKRLDLARDADRTLNSVPGLIVANWVEGRL
- a CDS encoding acyl-CoA transferase codes for the protein MPTPRETILAALHARLSVLPATALRGEVLPERVPAEGLLILRDGEPGEPEVTLSPLHYHYQHRAEIEAVVQGADRDAAFDTLTASVGSMLAADRTLGGLCDWVEAKAPRPVDLPVEGAASLKAAVIPVVLHYSTADPLA
- a CDS encoding phage tail tube protein, whose protein sequence is MARAQGARALMALAFETTYGTPPASGFTRMPFASTSLGAEQPLLNSELLGYGRDPLAPIKDAVTADGDVVVPLDAEAFGFWLKAAFGAPTTTGTGPWTHEFQSRSWTLPSMSIETGMPEVPRYAMYSGCVLDQITWQMQRSGLLTATARLVAQGETVGTTTSAGTPAALELKRFGHFNGAITRNGSALGNVVSAEITYANNLDRIETIRSDGRIDGADPSIAALTGRIEVRFADQTLVTQAINGEACEMEFAYVLPSGESFTFTVHAVYLPRPRIEISGPQGVQATFDWQAARDSVVGRMCTATLVNEVETY
- a CDS encoding DUF7697 family protein, with the protein product MTGWDMSAALALGDALGVPPLAMAELLPVIEAVMVAKLNEQMEHSHG